The Megalobrama amblycephala isolate DHTTF-2021 linkage group LG7, ASM1881202v1, whole genome shotgun sequence genome window below encodes:
- the LOC125272810 gene encoding interferon-induced protein 44-like translates to MGGSESIPFLPWGVNVVHRPKLNPVWGSFLEHQPKPNPELDEPWRKFDWGQKEALKKKLENFSPSDPNVKDIKILVAGQVGAGKSSFINSIDSVFKGRISSRALVSSSAGDSVSFTQKLKGFNIRSGRKILPFVFKDIMGLEAAVLAGSQPEDIVNAVFGHVKDGYKFNQGQALTYKDEHYISDPTLSDQSSCLVYVIDGNTVDFTDDKLIDKLKIIRQRISDQGIPQVVIMTKVDKACPLINKNLRKIYSSKKIKEKVELCSAKTGVPMSNIFPVKNYHDEIDTDDDVDVLILKALEQIVQVADDRLLDSESY, encoded by the exons atgggAGGATCAGAATCAATTCCATTTTTACCTTGGGGGGTCAATGTAGTGCATCGACCAAAACTAAATCCAGTTTGGGGGTCTTTTCTAGAGCATCAACCAAAACCAAATCCAG AACTGGATGAACCATGGAGGAAATTTGACTGGGG ACAGAAAGAAGCTCTGAAAAAGAAGCTGGAAAACTTCTCTCCGAGTGATCCAAATGTAAAGGACATCAAGATCCTGGTAGCTGGACAAGTTGGAGCAGGAAAGTCCAGCTTTATCAACTCCATCGATAGTGTCTTTAAAGGACGGATCTCCTCTAGAGCGCTAGTTAGTTCATCTGCTGGTGACAGTGttagtttcacacaaaaa CTCAAAGGATTCAACATCAGAAGTGGGAGAAAAATTTTGCCCTTCGTCTTCAAAGATATAATGGGCTTAGAAGCTGCTGTGTTGGCTGGGTCACAACCAGAAGACATCGTCAATGCTGTGTTTGGACATGTGAAGGACGGCTATAAA TTTAACCAGGGGCAGGCACTCACTTATAAGGATGAACATTACATCAGTGACCCTACCCTCTCCGATCAGTCTTCCTGCCTGGTTTACGTCATAGATGGAAATACAGTCGATTTCACAGATGATAAGCTTATTGACAAGTTGAAAATCATCCGCCAGAGAATCAGTGATCAGG GGATTCCTCAAGTGGTTATCATGACCAAAGTGGATAAAGCATGTCCGCTGATCAACAAGAATCTAAGGAAGATCTACAGTAGCAAGAAGATCAAAGAGAAG GTGGAGTTGTGCAGTGCCAAAACAGGTGTGCCAATGTCAAACATCTTCCCAGTGAAGAACTACCATGATGAGATTGACACAGACGATGACGTTGATGTTCTGATACTGAAGGCACTTGAACAGATTGTTCAGGTTGCTGATGATAGATTGTTGGACAGTGAAAGCTATTGA